A genomic window from Colletotrichum destructivum chromosome 7, complete sequence includes:
- a CDS encoding Putative LysM domain-containing protein, protein MTVPMLKQLAAAAVVAQFLGLASAAALPLQARDGAEPGLPHASDTTSYCSWWADYDGSQTCQEVLDFNWIDLKSFRRWNPSVGSDCSGIKAGNSYCVEAYNEPTPPPEAEETTTTKAVVTTTAAPTSTKAPTTIIITTTTTSAGSGVETPDPVQGGIVKNCNKFHFVASGDSCAAIAQKYGLTVAQFASFNGLNGGCTNLWGDTYACVGLIGGNPAQTTAPVQTTTAPSNGVQTPEPVHNGIVGNCNKFYMVKSGDSCASIAQKNSIRTADVVSWNGLNSGCTNLWLDTYACVGLVGGNPAPPATTTKTAGNGVQTPEPVHNGIVGNCNKFYMVKSGDSCASIAQKNSIRTADVVSWNGLNSGCTNLWLDTYACVGLVGGSPTVPQTTTTTKAGNGIQTPQPVHTGIASNCNKFYMVKSGDSCASIAQKNSVRTADVVSWNGLNSGCTNLWLDTYACIGVVGGSPTVPQPATTTKAGNGIQTPQPTQPGIATNCDKFHFVSDGDTCAKIASANGISAAQFAQWNGLNSGCSNLWGSAYACVRVVGTPTSPGNGGGGAVQTPQPTQGSIVAGCKLFEFVRSGDTCDVVAKRRGVTVKQLTTWNPSIGSDCTKLWANAYACVGV, encoded by the exons ATGACAGTTCCCATGCTCAAGCAActggccgctgccgctgtcgtgGCACAGTTCCTCGGCCTGGCCTCGGCTGCCGCCCTTCCCCTCCAGGCCAGAGACGGCGCGGAGCCCGGCCTGCCGCACGCCTCCGACACCACGTCGTACTGCTCGTGGTGGGCTGACTACGACGGATCGCAGACTTGTCAAGAGGTTCTCGACTTCAACTGGATTGACCTGAAGAGTTTCCGTCGCTGG AACCCTTCCGTTGGATCCGACTGCTCTGGCATCAAGGCCGGCAACAGCTACTGTGTCGAGGCCTACAACGAGCCTACGCCGCCTcccgaggcggaggagacgACCACTaccaaggccgtcgtcaccaccaccgctgCTCCCACCTCCACCAAAGctcccaccaccatcatcatcaccaccaccaccacttccGCCGGTAGCGGTGTCGAGACCCCCGACCCCGTGCagggcggcatcgtcaaGAACTGCAACAAGTTCCACTTTGTCGCCTCTGGTGACTCGTGTGCCGCCATTGCCCAGAAATACGGCCTCACCGTTGCCCAGTTCGCCTCCTTCAACGGCCTCAACGGCGGGTGCACCAACCTCTGGGGCGATACATACGCCTGCGTCGGTCTGATCGGCGGCAACCCGGCACAGACAACCGCCCCGGTCCAGACGACAACCGCTCCCAGCAACGGCGTCCAGACCCCCGAGCCGGTCCACAACGGGATTGTTGGCAACTGCAACAAGTTCTACATGGTTAAGAGCGGCGACTCTTGCGCTTCCATTGCCCAGAAGAACAGCATCCGCACTGCGGATGTTGTCTCATGGAACGGCCTCAACAGCGGCTGCACCAACCTCTGGCTCGATACGTATGCCTGCGTCGGTCTTGTCGGTGGCAACCCTGCGCCcccggccaccaccaccaagacGGCCGGTAACGGCGTTCAGACCCCCGAGCCCGTCCATAACGGTATCGTTGGCAACTGCAACAAGTTCTACATGGTCAAGAGCGGTGACTCTTGTGCTTCGATTGCCCAGAAGAACAGTATCCGTACTGCCGACGTTGTGTCGTGGAACGGTCTGAACAGCGGCTGCACCAACCTCTGGCTTGACACGTACGCCTGTGTTGGTCTTGTCGGTGGTAGCCCGACCGTCCCGcagaccacgacgacgaccaaggccggcaacggcatccAGACGCCGCAGCCCGTCCACACCGGCATCGCCAGCAACTGCAACAAGTTCTACATGGTCAAGAGCGGCGACTCCTgcgcctccatcgcccagAAGAACAGCGTCCGCACCGCCGACGTGGTCTCCTGGAACGGCCTCAACAGCGGCTGCACGAACCTCTGGCTCGACACGTACGCCTgcatcggcgtcgtcggcggctccCCGACCGTCCCGCAGCCTGCGACGACCACCAAGGCCGGCAATGGCATCCAGACGCCGCAGCCGACGCAGCCCGGCATCGCCACCAATTGCGACAAGTTCCACTTcgtcagcgacggcgacacgTGCGCCAAGATTGCAAGCGCCAACGGCATCAGCGCCGCGCAGTTCGCCCAGTGGAATGGCCTCAACAGCGGCTGCTCCAACCTCTGGGGCAGCGCCTACGCCTgcgtccgcgtcgtcggcacCCCGACCAGCCcgggcaacggcggcggcggcgccgttcAGACGCCTCAGCCCACCCAGGgcagcatcgtcgccggctgCAAGCTGTTCGAGTTCGTTCGCTCCGGCGACACctgcgacgtcgtcgccaagcGCCGCGGCGTCACAGTCAAGCAGCTGACCACCTGGAACCCGTCCATCGGCAGCGACTGCACCAAGCTCTGGGCCAACGCCTACGCCTGCGTCGGTGTTTAA